The sequence TGGAAATGTAATGATTGAGCAGAGGAAATAGATCCTGAAGCAATATCTGAAGAATGAGAATCAATATTATCATTACAAATCCTGATGATATGAGGTGTGTGTCActtgcattttgttgtattaattcttgattgttggtgatgttgatgtggagcgctttgttgttaaatgtctgtctttaATTGTAATGTCCTTTCTGTTGTGGTTGTATTTGTCTGACAGTtgccacagacacaaagagaatttCCGAAAGGAtaataaactaactaactaactaattattattataaaaaattgTATATCTACTTTTGCAACAGTCAgtgtattatggtcattttgcgCTGTAGGGCAGAAAAATCCTACTTATTGCCTctttaagtgtcttgctcaaaggcagGGAAGGGAGCGCTTGATTCGTTCACATTCTGCCCAGACTTTCCTCATTATCTCAGGGATTTAAACCaacaaccttccagtcacaacgCTGCTCCTGTAACCTCTAGATTGCCAACATCTGAGTCTCTGCTGTATGTTCAGCTGCTCATTTTCAGATTAGGACTAATCTCAGTAATTTTCCTCCAGCTGCAGTCGAACCCTGAGGAGAAAAGCTGGTTTTCCAGGTTCAGACGGCGGCCCTTCCTCCACACAGAGAGACGAAGCGCGTTTTATTTTTAGACGTTGACGTTAGATCTGACAGCGAAGGTAATTATGGGAACAATGGTAAGTGGGAGGACAGGTTCTGCGTGGGGAATGTACCAGAGTGTGTGAGTACAGCAGATatctgtgtcagagagagagagagagagaggaggagagagagagaaggagagagagagagagagagagagattttatgaCTGGTGCTGACTGACATGGTTACGTTGCTCTGCATGGAACGAGTCCTTTGACCTTTGAATATTAAGAAAAAAACCTGTCCCACTTTATTTGGCTCAGGAGATCGTGATGTCAGCCTGTCAATCATTTACCCTCGTTCAAGGCCGGCGAGTCGACCTGCCCATTCACCAGGTTTTATTTGATAGCCGTTCATCAATCATCTGTAATCAAAACGCCTTATCTCTCTCGGCGCTGTGTCCAGGATCAGCAGACTGTCAGACTGTCGCGCAGAAACACCAGATGACTGGAACTGATGCCAGCGCTGTAACACATGAAATGTTTACTGAGAAATGATTTTTTCCCAATCAACCAAAAGTACAGCTTGTATAACAGTTCAGCCAACATTTATGGTAAAGTGGAGTCTGTCCTGCAGCCTGGTTGATTCAACCTGAGGACGTTCCCTCTGGGTGACTCCGGTTCACGGCTGCTGGGCCCGGAGGGAAAGGGTCCAGTTTGGTCTGGTGATGTGAAAAACCTTTCGAACGTTCTCTGTTCAGGTGCACAGTGTGCAGTAACCTGCCAAACCACACCAAACTGTCTTCATGTCTTCTTAACTGCTATGAACACCAGAGAGTTCAGTTacagcaaagagtgcagacaagtctgTCATGTCCAGctgaagttacaggaactggaactggatttgttttgactccatCCTGCCGCCAAAATCTGTATGACAGGTGATCAAACCTCTGTCCAGTAACTGGTAATTGGTAAACTGGTGGTTCACTGGTAaatgggcagtgtgaacctaaaccaACCAAATGCAAAGTGGTACAAATCAACTTCTCCAGGTTCAGGTTTTCCTGGTTCAGATCAGATGGTTCGTCTGTAGGTGCGATCACACCttcactctccatctcttcctcctccaagGTAGACCAGCAGCGCTCCTCCTGCCGACCGCCGTCCGGCTGCAGCGGCTCCAGCCGGGACAGCCAGCTGACGCCTGGCGCTCTGGTCCAGATAGTCCTGCACCAGGTGCTGTCCGGACCAGTGGACTTTTTAAATGGTGGTGGTGGCATGTCTACTTCAGAAACTTTGTCCTTCAAAGTTTCTAGTTCAGAAACTTTGTCTGAACTAGAAACAAAGTCTCTGTTTCTGTAAGGACTCATTTGACTTGTCCCAGTACTGTGGACTGGACTGAAATatctgaaacaaaaacaaatcgaTGTGTAAagtaaaatgagaaaatgtgacAAGCTAATGATGCACATTTGAACATCTGCTCTATAACTACAGTTGTAAAACTGTGAACTTCAAACGTCTGTTAACCTGTAAACAGCCAACAGCCAACATAGCGAGAATGTTTTCTAGCCAATGGGAGCGCTGCGTTAGCATGACAAAGACGCTAAATATATTCTGCTGGTTGCCCACGCCGCAGCAGAGGGCATCGCacggcaaattcaggtcagtcagtcagtcaggtaacgcttagtgagatgtcgtttcgtgagatggcctctagagagAGATGGCCTCcagtctcttgacagaggaaacaaatctaggtTCTGTCCAGGGGGTCGGTACGCCGTTccgggagtgaatttgacgaTGTAACGCACGCtccggttctgaaaaaaaaaaacagcaccggtggttgtacctgttttaggagcttaaactactgCCGCGGTtcgttttatgaccaaagttttccagctgggcggtgtttggagcTTCGGgtcaatcacagtgcttaaaaacacaaaactatgCTCAACCGGGAAGCCGGGCgacattaaacaaacacacaatcagatGACAAGATGACAGTTTAACCTGAGCCACGGAgatgacaggttgtgttgtgaagaTATCGAGAAAGAAAaaactagacattctttcctattttcaccCGAgtgtgataaaacaatgtgtgaatttaacttgttgcTTTACCTagactttttaaaaacacaccgTCCAGTATGAGACTTGTTATCTCACTGTAAATCgtagcgtctctctctctgggcgtTCGAGCTCTGGCagcagtgacctctgaccctgctgGCTGGTTAGCTGTCTCATGTTCCtgtttgcagtgtttgcagtgtttgCTGTTGGCCGGACTCTGTTTGCTCTGTTCAACCTGCTGGCAGCGTTGCTCAGCACAGAGCGGACACTGCACAGCTGTCGCCATGGAGACGCTCCACTTTATTTAAATATCTCCTCTCCTGTAACATGTCTAGTTTATTAaaatttttcttctcctcttctaaCATCTCTACACTCTAAatatctcttcttctctaatATCAATACACTCTATTTAAAtatctcttcttctactctgacatctctatctcttcttctcctctagcCTTGGCATCTTTCCTGCTGATGTCACACTTCTTATCAGAGAGGAGCAGGCGAGCACGCACTCCTActcttcacccccccacccatcaCTGGTTACTTGTTAGGCTACGAATGTGTCCTGGTTGGGTCTGGTTGGGTCTGGTTAGTCCTGGTTGGGTCTGGCCTGGTTGGGTCTGGTTGGGTCTAGttaggccacatccacactaatacgttttcattttaaaacgcataacttttgctacgtttacgcctagcgtccgcactactccggcgttttcggacccctaaaacggagacttttgaaaacgctgctgaccctgctgttttagttcgaaaactccAGGATTGTGTTTTAGTCCGGATGGGCGGAAACGGAGACgtttgaaaacgatgacgcagacgCCCATGTTCacttcctgattgggtcttatcagtcacgacgtcCGCCTCGACCGCCTTATACTCGCGTGTTACTTTCAGCaacagttccacctcgtcggtccaagcaaagaaatctctggtcgtacttttcgccgttgctgttcttcctccgtagtattttctgcaactaagcaaccaaccgcagagtagacaatctgcttcctgtttacaccggcacgcgcatgcccagtgtacgtgaatggtcatgtgatatgcgttttcaggcgtgttagtatggacggagattatttctgaaacgctcgtgtggacggagatcgttttcgttttaaaacaaaaatgtattagtgtggatgtggccttagTCCTGGTTGGGTCTGGCCTGGTTGGGTCTGGTTAGTCCTGGTTAGTCCTGGTTGGGTCTGGTTGGGTCTAGTTTGTCCTGGTTGGGTCTGGTTAGTCCTGGTTGGGTCTGGCTGGGTCTGGTTAGTCCTGGTTGGGTCTGGTTAGTCCTGGTTGGGTCTGGCTGGGTCTGGTTAGTCCTGGTTGGGTTAGGTTGGGTGTGGCTGGGTCTGGTTAGTCCTGGTTGGGTCTGGTTGGGTCTGTTAGGTCTGGTTGGGTCTGGTTAGTCCTGGTTGGGTCTGGTTAGGTCTGGTCAGCAGAATCACCATCGTCTTTAAATCTGCtcttaaaacttatttttataCACTTGCTTTTATGGgactttttttcttattattttttactattttattgtTTCCACCTTCTTATAattattcttttattattagtgctgtcttgttttattttatgagtttggtttttgcttttatttggtTGAAAAATAAACTTTGTAAAgtctattttttaaaaagtgctataaaaataaagttcattAATATAGCCACAAGCGGCCATGAAAGGGGTTCAAGCCTTTTCTGAATGGTACTGATGTCGCAAAAAAATCATCAGTGGTTCTGAGGACATCATCCAAATATATCCCTTGATATATCTGCCAAGTTTCGTGATCATTGAACAAACGGGTGTGGAGTTACGGCCATTTTTGtgttaggccacgcccatttttGGCGTTTGTGGCGCCCCTTTCTGGTCGAATCGCACAAAATTCAGTACACACGTCAGAAAATGCCATTCCAGACAAAGCTGAGAAGTTTGGGACCGATTTTGCAAATGGACTTTGATTTATGAGCTATTACATGATTATTATACCATAGGCTCCGCCCACTTACACCAATGATGGCtaatgacaaaaccaaatttcaCGCAATTTCGTCATctggattaggagatacagttttttgGCATTTGAGGGTCCAAATGGCAAAGTTGTAGAGTATGGTCAGCTGGAcgtgtgtaccaagtttcatgaaaatcggacAAACTGTGTGGAAGTTATGGCCTTTAAAGTAAAACCTTTAACTATAGCGCCCCCTTCAGGCCGATTGGGTAAATATTTGGTGAGCTAGTAATGGGTCACAATATCTGTCATTGGGCCAAATTTGATGTCTCTGCGATATACCAACTCACGGAAATTTGCACCAACGCggatgaacaataataataataaaccggCACAAAAACAGTAGGGTTTCAGCCCTACGGGCTTGAACCcctaattattattatctagCAGAATTGGAACAAATGGTTGGTTTGCAGCCAGTGAGCGTCAGCAGGGTACAGGCTGAACTGGGACGCCCCAACTGCAATTTATTCCATTAGAGAAGATAAAACTGTGACTTTGCCCCAGGTGAAATGGggactcccccaccccccccccccccacccccaacccagAGAGAAGATATCTCAGATGTTTCCACTCAGTATTCAAAGACACGCTGTGCTTGAATTGTTAATGTCCCAGTGAAACAGATGCGGATCGGAGGGTTTTCTGGCCTCAGGGAGccgaacagagggagagacgctgAACAAGACTTTTAAACATAACAGCTGGTTACCACAGGACTCATTAAAGAGGCGCTACTGAAGGAATTCAAATGTTCCTTTATCTCCATCtctatatgatcaaagatgtttaatgaagacaatgataaaatgtgattttgtttgagtggttaaatttaaagttattgtattttcaaaacTCCAATCGGTGTCagactccaggaaacgcatcacaactggactccctcactaaagaatgactgaagaccatccaatcagggtccagtttgcagcatttgaacaggaaagcctccactcagcaggttcacctcatttgaattagaggagccgctgctgtagGCCAATCAGGGCCCAGTATTGTGAGGCTtggtcttcacattcattcagtttaactcattcaattcaactttgagctaaactacatttatctgcagaacatcatgaagaactttATTCTGATCGGAAATTTGGAAAGtgaatcatgaaaactgaacgTCACACTTCATTGTGTTCATTGTTGTTTCactgactacgtttacatggactgcaagaatccgactattgaccttattctaaataagacaatatttcgattaaggtgtttacatgagttgcttatagaatattccattcatattcctgtttacatgctacagagcaTAGTCCGATTAACGACTGAAGACGCACGCCCACATGACCTACCGACGTCCTGCGTCCGAGTTTCCCTCGGGAGTTTAACCTGAAACCCTTTCTGTCatgttgggacttctttttaccggtggcagtcatcttttcttctgtaaacaagttggcaacactcTCTGGAAGCTACAGCGTGCGTcgtcaagcagttggattgcCGTACGTGTCGCAAAATGCTGCGAAAACTCCGATAGGACGTCATAATGcaattaaggtgtttacatgtctacaatgcacttcaataaCGTGACTAAGATCGGAATACTCTACACGTCTTAATTCGACTACTGCTTACTctgactatgaccttattcgggttaaggtaatcagaaaatgctgtttacatggcagtgtcTTATTCAGAGTATTGTCTTAATTGAGTTAATATCCgaatattgcagtccatgtaaacgtgctcAATGTgacctttaaagtcacaatgaaacagcattttggggACAtattgcttccttaatgtgatgcatttcctgttgaaacaggatgttggggcaggaCATGAGGCGGGGAGATGGCATTCAGAAGGGTACAGTGTggtaatggggaaaaaaaaggtaatggGATGTTGATATAGAAACACAAGAACTTAAATTTTGTGTACATTTATagccatttattgttaaatgaCATGGAAAATCAGCTAAGAATGTGAATAAGTGTGTCATTGTGTCTGAGTGGCAGGTCGACTCGCACCACTCTGCTGAGTCACCGCCtcaggctccgcccccttccCCAGCTGTTTGATCAGGCTTAAATAAGCTGATTTACTCAGCCTTGAGAGCAGGCTGACATAAAAATAGGCTAGATCTGGCTCGTGAAGGTCTGAGCTGAAGAGGCTGGGAGGCTCACTGGGCTGTAAAATAGAGTAAAATAGACTGATTTCGCAAGTGAGATAAATGAAAACTGTCGACAGATGAGAATACTCTGCATAAATGGGCTGACTTTGCAccagaaaaacatatttaactCATCTACAACTGAAGTTAAGACTTCAAAGGTTTTATTTAACTGTACTGAAGTTCTTGAAGGCCTTGAGTTCAGATGATTCAAGACGTTTCCAGACTCCAGGACCTGGAGACGTCACTGTGCTCCTGCCTGGACAGTAAAAGGTTAATGTGATGAAGCTGTAAATGAGCAGTGATCCAGCTCATTGGGTCAAGGCTGGGCTTAATCTGCATCTCAATCTTAATTAAGATACTGAGATATCCCCCCTGTCACCTACCTACCTACCGTCCAAATGACTGCTGGCACATTatggaacaataataataaatcttcCGGCTATCTCAAGTCTCATCTTGTACCGATCCTTTGAGATCACTCCCTTTAAAACTCTTTGAATACTGTTCCACTCTTCTCGAAAggaacataaaacacatttggaaTGAAAAATCAAAACACATGGTTGAACTTTTATACTCAATTTTAATTTACAATGCACGTTACCCCAAGATACTCTTATAAAAAAAGCAAGTCACGACTAAGAGAAATGCTGCCCAGCAACATTCATACTAAAGCAAAATATGTCAAATATCCGTGGAAATATTGCAAAGCCATTTTGCAGAAAATATCAGAACAGGATTGAGTTGTTTCTAATTTAGTGTACTTTCAGTAAAGATCTGCAGAACATGCTGCACAGAATGCTGTCAATATGCCAGATTtaccatttctctttttctgagTGCAATTACATTTTCCAACAGTGCTCCCCCATGCAAATAGACCTCTAAACATGCTGCTGTTTGAGTAAAAGTGTAGAAAAATGAAGGATAGAAAAACTAGTGAAAAGATGCGATTCAAAGGTCTCGACTTGGCCGGGCCTTCGgtaagaaaaggaaggaaaggccGTGCTTGGTGCGGCTCGCAGCCGAgaaacacacatctacacacacacacacgacgcTCCTACATGATGATGACTGAAGCTTCTTACAGACAATCCTATGGAAACAATCCACACCCAGCAAAGCTTTAGTAATTACAAAGTCTGCTGAAGACACGATAcacaccgcaccgcaccgcctggctggctggctggctggacgTCCCGCTGCCCGCCGGGTCGGGCCTGTCCCGATCTGCCAGGACCAATTAGCAGAGGGCTAACGAAGCGGCTCCGGCTTCGGCCCGGTTTAAAACTGATCTGGGATCAACTGGGATCAGGCTGCGGCTCGTGACGCCACCAGGAGAGTCCTGACTCTAATCCCCAGTCAAGTGCCGGATAAAGCTGGGGTGTCTGGGTCCGCCCATCCCACAAACATCTGTCTGGagctgggaggggggggggaggggtgggtggaGAAATAACTAcagcagatctctctctctctctttgtctttctacCCTCTTACCATCTGAACAGCTTCAAAATGACACAACTGACTCAATTTAGACACAAACATCAAAGTGTACAGATGTAATGAAGACACATCACAGCCTCATGTTACCCAGCCTGTAGAAAACCACCTTACTTTGTTAAGCATCAACATGTAGTGAACGTACTCACAACCttaaaatgaaactttttttttttttgctttttaaaatCGTGTTGTCAAGACGTTTTCAAAAACTCTTTGTAtttagaacaaaaaaaaatacacatctttAAAGGGGAACACCAGTCAGTTTAAGAATTTACATCTTCGTCCCGCAGCTGAGGCGGCGCAGTCAGAGTCAGGAAgcatctgtgatgtcatcgacGTACAGACTCTGTCCGCTCAGATGACTGATGGGAAGTTTACATCTTTTTGAATGAGGGAAAAACCAGGAAGTGTGTTCTGATTCCTACAGACTCGAGCTGCAGGCCGAGTCGCCGGTCCGATCCGGTCCGATCCGGTTTTCCAATTCATTGTGACGAAGTGGGAGGAGTTCAGTTCACACTCCGCCTGTCAGAACAGTCCTGCGGTTCAGGAACCAGGAACACAATGTGGCTGTTCAAACGTATTGGCATTTCACGTTATAACAAAGTCAATTATTGGAAGTTTTTGCAGTGGGGGATgagggtggtggaggggtgtgtgtgtgtgtgtgtgtgtgggggggtccTGACCAGATGTAGTCAGAATTCTCAAGTGATCACATATGAACGCACTAAATCAAACAACGGTGAAGAAGATGTGACGGCGTATTTCCAAGAGGAGAAGTGACAGGAGCTCCCAGAAGGCGAACGCTCGGCCGATCGAACCGACAACAAACACAATCAAACGTCTCTCTGACTCCGCCCCCTTCACTGGccgttactgttgttgttgttgttggaggcGGGGCTGGAGCCCTCGGCGCCCCCCGGCGGCTGGACGTTGTCGGCCAGGTTGTGGGCGTGTTCCAGGAACAGGTCTTTGAGCACGCTCAGCTCTTTGCTCAGCAGTTTGATCTTGGCCTCCAGCCGCTCGTTCTCCTCCTTCAGCTCGTTGACGCGCTGCTGCGTGTCCTGAGCCTTCTGCTTGCTGCGCATGCGGCTCTTCTTCACCGCCAGGTTGTTGCGTTCGCGCCGCTGTCTGTACTCGTCGCTGTCTTTGTCCGCCGGAGGCTTCTTCATCTTGCTGGGCGGGACGGCCTTGCCGCCTCCGGACGCCGGGTTCACGGGGACGAGCTGGGGAACCTGTTGCAGACCCGAGACGGGCGGCGGCAGGGACGAGGAGGCTGCGGGGGCTCCGCCGACGTGGGCCTGGCTCTGGATGACGCTCACGCCGTTGTGGTCTGCCGCGGTTAGCTTCGGCTGCGACGGCCTGCTCATTTGGATCCGCTGCCTACGGGTGCTGCTGTCCGACCGACCGCAAGGACCGGGGCGTCGAGGTGGGGGGCGAGCGATACGAGGAAATGAGGAGGAACGAAAGCCTTCGGCGTCACGGAGCTCCGCTGGGGAATATGGAGCCTGGagaagaaggggaggggagggggaggagaggggacgggagggggaggagggacagaTTTAGTTTCACTTTCAGGTTCTCTGACATCACATCCTTACATAACTGCCATGGATTCATCTGCTCCATCACTCAGAAACAGCTGAGATTAGCATTAGACTGTAATGCTTCAAATAAATGTCAAATTAAATCACACCAGCAGGATGGACTCAGACTGTGACGTCAGTCCATCACATGCTGCCGTTTCCACCTCCGCCCGCTGCTGCGTAACATCACATCCCACCCTGTTATCCAAGAAAGCAGCGGGCATCTGACATGATAATTAGACGGATTATTATTCTGTACTGCCAATTAGCTGCGctcctctgattggtccacGCGTTACTATGTAGCCAGTCAGCTGTGCGCAGGGCAAAGCGCTCCGGGTGAAACAACAGCTCCAGTGTTGCCTGCTGTTGCATCATCAGCTCTCTTTGTGCTGGAGAGGGGAACTCCGTAGTCATGCAGGGCTAAGCAAAACCTGACTTTTGGTGGAATGGAAAGCTTTGCCAAAACACGACAAACAGCCCGACACATCCGACAAGTTGATACGACTCGCGTTAAGTCCATGAATTTTGCATTTCCGAGCGCTTTATTCCGAATAATAACTTTTTATTCGCTCAAAAGCAGCCGGAGATGATCCGCCGCCTTGTGTCACGGCAGCTCCCCCAGTCTGAACACAGACGCTggagtatttatttatttatttatccagctGCTATCATGAACGAAACAACATTTTAACCTTATTCTTTACAAGCCTA is a genomic window of Centroberyx gerrardi isolate f3 chromosome 1, fCenGer3.hap1.cur.20231027, whole genome shotgun sequence containing:
- the cebpg gene encoding CCAAT/enhancer-binding protein gamma, which encodes MSRPSQPKLTAADHNGVSVIQSQAHVGGAPAASSSLPPPVSGLQQVPQLVPVNPASGGGKAVPPSKMKKPPADKDSDEYRQRRERNNLAVKKSRMRSKQKAQDTQQRVNELKEENERLEAKIKLLSKELSVLKDLFLEHAHNLADNVQPPGGAEGSSPASNNNNNSNGQ